GCAGCCACGGGATGAAGTTCTTGAGCAACGGGGTGACGAAGAACAGCGCGAAGTAGCCGAACACGATGGTCGGGATGCCCGCCAGCAGTTCCAGCACCGGCTTGGCAACCTCGCGCACGCGGCTGCTGGCGAATTCCGACAGGTAGATCGCCAGCACGGTGCCGACCGGGATGGCCACCGAGAGCGCGATGGCCGAACTGGTCAGGGTGCCCGACAGCAGCACCCAGATGCCGAAGTGCGGATCCGAAAACAGCGGGGTCCACTGGCCGTCGGTGAAGAAATCGACGATCGACACCCGGCTGAAGAAGGCAATCGACTCCTTCAGCAGGATGAACACGATACCGATGGTGGTCGCCACCGCCACCAGCGCCGCGCCGAGCAGCACAGCCTCGATGAAACGCTCGCGCAGATGGCGCGAGCGGCGGTGGGCAAGGCGGCCTGCGGCAGCGGGTGGGGCCTGGGTGGCGGTCATGGGATCGTCGTGTGCGCAGAAGGACAGTCGTTTCCCCGCCCGCAGGCGAGCGGGGGAACGGCGAGTCTACGCGGGCCGGATTACAGTGCCGCTTCGCGCTGCAACAGGTCCTCGATGGTCACGGCGGTGGCTGGCTCGCCCTTGAACACGGTGCCCAACTTCCCCTCGGCCAGATGTTTCTTGACCGTCTCGTAGGCTTCCGGCGGCAGCGGCACATAGCGCACTTCGCGCGCCAGCTCGGCGATGTTGGCGAAGTAGAATTCGATGAAGGCCTTGACCTCGGCGCGCGCCAGCGACTTCTCGCTGACGTAGACGAACATCGGACGGGCCAGCGGCTGGTAGCTGCCGTCGATCACCGTCGCGTCGCTCGGCAGCACCCCCGGCGCGCCGGCCGTCGGGGCAATCGCGACCGCCTTCAGCTTGTCCTGGTTCTCGGCGTAGTAGGCATAGCCGAAATAGCCGAGCGCATTGACGTCCTGCGCGACCCCCTGCACCAGGGTGTTGTCGTCCTCGCTGGCGGTGTAGTCGCCGCGGCTGCTCTTGGCCTTGCCCACCACCGCCTCGGTGAAATAGTCGAAGGTGCCGGAATCGGAACCGGCGCCGTAGAGCTTGAATTCAGCGTCCGGCCAGCTCGGGTCGATCTGGTTCCAGCGGGTGACCGTACCCTGCGATTCCGGCGCCCAGATCTGCTTGAGCTGCTCAACCGTGGCCGTCGACAGGAAACTGTTCTGCGGGTTGACCACGACCGTCAGCGCGTCATACGCAATCGGCAGTTCGAAGTACTTGATGCCGGCGGCCGCGCAGGTCTCCATCTCGGACTTCTGGATCGGGCGCGAGGCGTTGGCGATGTCGAGTTCGCCGCGGCAGAACTTCTTGAAGCCGCCGCCGGTGCCGG
The Rhodanobacteraceae bacterium genome window above contains:
- the pstC gene encoding phosphate ABC transporter permease subunit PstC, translating into MTATQAPPAAAGRLAHRRSRHLRERFIEAVLLGAALVAVATTIGIVFILLKESIAFFSRVSIVDFFTDGQWTPLFSDPHFGIWVLLSGTLTSSAIALSVAIPVGTVLAIYLSEFASSRVREVAKPVLELLAGIPTIVFGYFALFFVTPLLKNFIPWLPGFNLLSAGLVMGVMIVPYISSISEDAMRAVPMSLREGAYAMGATRLQVALHVVVPAAFSGLAAAYILGISRAVGETMIVAVAAGMQPNFTFNPTDQAATITAYIVQVAKGDLPHGSTGYLTIFAAGLTLFVLTLVFNLLGFWLRRRFREEY
- a CDS encoding PstS family phosphate ABC transporter substrate-binding protein; translation: MSAPRLSLLSILIIAGLVACGSQPDSTGTPAAPTTAPAAPVAAAQVVQIDGSSTVYPISEAIAEEFQIQNQGTYKVTVGVSGTGGGFKKFCRGELDIANASRPIQKSEMETCAAAGIKYFELPIAYDALTVVVNPQNSFLSTATVEQLKQIWAPESQGTVTRWNQIDPSWPDAEFKLYGAGSDSGTFDYFTEAVVGKAKSSRGDYTASEDDNTLVQGVAQDVNALGYFGYAYYAENQDKLKAVAIAPTAGAPGVLPSDATVIDGSYQPLARPMFVYVSEKSLARAEVKAFIEFYFANIAELAREVRYVPLPPEAYETVKKHLAEGKLGTVFKGEPATAVTIEDLLQREAAL